From a region of the Salinispira pacifica genome:
- a CDS encoding transposase produces MFRKNEGHKQQRMFTSVDQLPETARKHLEQSWAQVFYHEYFCRINEEVFSVLYSDKHSRPNTPINILVGFETLKSGFGLSDERLYDHFMFDLKFRYALGLKDFDEGNFELRTIYNFRSAVSAYEEEHRVNLIHKASEQITDEQLKQFQIKTGLQRMDSTMVQSNIRKMSRLQLLVEIIHRFYRMLSEEEQKAYEQLFARYVKEDSLHYCCRVKRDEMDGRLEQLGKDLSTMLECFEDVHGDEKAYQQAFRVFGEHFRFEQESIVVRESKELGGSTLQSPDDEEATFRTKSRESSRGYGANITETCDEDNNLQLISRVSVAPNITDDQQFLAEDIENLKEREGIDEVYTDAGYTGEAAAKATATYQVSQHVSAIKGRKKEKTRVGLEDFTVTRTSEGKVTAIICPNGQGGELRESKKAADRYTAGFSADGCQACPFVNQCPAKRLKKRPSYVLHFTATDLRVAATRKQVAETGKEITNKRASIESTVRSVIHPFGGHLCKLPVRGRHRVTTMMVLSAMMVNIRRIRGYLFPEDGSKPIPDGYALC; encoded by the coding sequence ATGTTTCGAAAGAACGAAGGACATAAGCAGCAGAGAATGTTTACATCGGTGGACCAACTTCCTGAGACTGCAAGAAAACACCTTGAACAGTCCTGGGCACAGGTTTTCTACCATGAATATTTCTGCAGGATTAACGAGGAGGTCTTCTCCGTTCTCTACAGTGATAAGCATTCACGGCCCAACACGCCTATCAATATTCTGGTAGGCTTTGAAACCCTCAAATCCGGATTCGGCTTAAGTGACGAGCGACTCTATGATCATTTCATGTTTGATCTGAAGTTCCGCTACGCCCTGGGCTTGAAGGACTTTGACGAAGGAAACTTTGAGCTGCGTACTATCTACAACTTCCGCTCAGCGGTGAGTGCCTATGAAGAGGAACACAGGGTTAATCTGATTCACAAGGCAAGTGAACAGATAACCGACGAGCAATTGAAACAGTTTCAGATAAAAACCGGCCTACAGCGGATGGATTCAACCATGGTGCAGAGTAACATCCGCAAGATGAGCCGTCTGCAGCTGTTGGTAGAAATCATCCATCGCTTTTACCGTATGCTCAGTGAAGAAGAACAGAAAGCGTATGAGCAGCTGTTTGCCAGGTATGTGAAAGAAGACTCCCTGCACTATTGCTGCCGGGTGAAACGGGACGAGATGGACGGGCGACTTGAGCAGCTTGGAAAAGATCTATCGACTATGCTGGAATGTTTTGAAGACGTGCACGGAGATGAAAAAGCGTACCAGCAGGCCTTCAGGGTTTTTGGTGAACACTTTCGTTTTGAACAGGAATCTATCGTTGTGCGAGAAAGTAAAGAACTCGGTGGTAGCACCTTGCAGTCTCCTGATGATGAAGAGGCCACCTTCAGGACGAAAAGCAGAGAAAGCTCCCGGGGGTATGGTGCAAATATCACGGAAACTTGCGATGAAGATAATAATCTCCAACTCATCAGCAGGGTAAGTGTGGCGCCAAACATAACCGATGACCAGCAATTTCTGGCCGAAGATATTGAGAACCTGAAAGAGCGGGAGGGAATCGATGAAGTGTATACCGATGCGGGGTATACGGGAGAGGCGGCAGCCAAGGCAACAGCAACATATCAGGTAAGCCAGCACGTGAGTGCCATCAAGGGAAGGAAAAAAGAGAAGACGAGAGTGGGCCTGGAAGATTTCACCGTCACTCGAACCAGTGAAGGAAAGGTGACTGCTATCATCTGTCCAAATGGCCAGGGCGGGGAGCTGCGGGAAAGTAAAAAAGCAGCAGACCGCTATACCGCCGGGTTTTCTGCCGACGGCTGTCAGGCTTGCCCCTTTGTCAACCAGTGCCCGGCAAAGCGGCTGAAAAAGCGACCAAGTTATGTTCTTCATTTTACTGCGACCGATTTGCGGGTTGCCGCCACCAGGAAGCAGGTAGCAGAAACAGGAAAAGAGATTACCAATAAGCGGGCATCAATAGAGAGTACCGTTCGAAGTGTTATTCACCCCTTTGGTGGCCATCTCTGTAAACTACCAGTGCGGGGCAGGCATCGGGTTACCACCATGATGGTCTTGAGTGCCATGATGGTTAACATTCGCAGAATCAGGGGATACCTGTTTCCCGAAGATGGGTCAAAACCAATTCCGGATGGATATGCACTCTGTTAG
- a CDS encoding glucokinase yields MKTDRAKNEPSYILAGDIGGTNTSLALMKNNGGSFEMKSRQVYSTPKLDNLSQAIQLAVEAFQADVPGFKIDAACLSIAGPVVDNRCVPTNISWSLDGDEISREFGFPTLVINDFTAVCYGIPLLDVNNPQEITPLPHPDGSMPEQSEYLPGIGVQAVAGAGTGLGVGYLVEEQERILALPAEGGHMDFAPFNEVTRELQLFMFERNGAYPEPEMFVSGIGIANIFHFMRKKKGADSKIIRDIDVLPDSEKPPAISANIDNDPVCREILELFVSMYARVAHNLSLAFIPKKGLFLAGGIAAKNKQLFLENNRFMNLFLHNFQPSIRPVLASIPVYIVEDYKISLYGAANAYIQLSKFLSH; encoded by the coding sequence ATGAAAACGGATAGAGCAAAAAACGAGCCTTCATATATTCTCGCGGGAGATATCGGAGGAACTAACACCAGTCTTGCCCTGATGAAAAACAACGGGGGAAGCTTTGAGATGAAATCCCGTCAGGTGTATTCCACCCCCAAACTGGATAACCTCAGCCAGGCAATACAGCTTGCCGTAGAGGCATTTCAGGCTGATGTTCCGGGGTTTAAAATTGATGCTGCATGTCTGAGCATCGCCGGACCTGTGGTGGATAACCGATGTGTTCCCACCAATATCAGCTGGAGCCTGGACGGGGATGAAATCAGCAGGGAATTCGGGTTTCCGACCCTGGTGATCAACGATTTTACCGCGGTATGCTACGGTATTCCCCTTCTGGATGTGAATAACCCCCAGGAGATCACCCCCCTTCCCCACCCAGACGGCAGCATGCCTGAACAGAGCGAATACCTCCCGGGAATCGGCGTCCAGGCAGTGGCAGGGGCCGGAACCGGGCTGGGCGTAGGCTATCTGGTGGAAGAGCAGGAGCGAATACTTGCCCTTCCGGCGGAGGGCGGGCATATGGACTTCGCTCCGTTCAATGAGGTCACCCGGGAGCTTCAACTGTTCATGTTTGAACGCAACGGTGCGTATCCCGAACCGGAAATGTTTGTCAGCGGCATCGGGATTGCCAACATTTTTCATTTCATGAGGAAAAAAAAGGGCGCGGACAGTAAGATAATCCGGGACATAGACGTCTTACCCGACAGCGAAAAGCCTCCGGCAATCAGCGCTAATATTGACAATGATCCGGTGTGCCGGGAAATTCTTGAGCTCTTCGTAAGCATGTATGCCCGGGTGGCCCACAATCTCTCCCTTGCGTTTATTCCCAAGAAGGGTCTGTTTCTGGCCGGGGGAATTGCCGCCAAAAATAAGCAGCTGTTTCTTGAGAATAACCGGTTTATGAACCTCTTTCTGCACAATTTTCAGCCAAGCATCCGGCCGGTGCTGGCTTCAATTCCCGTCTATATTGTTGAGGATTATAAAATCAGTCTCTACGGGGCGGCGAACGCATATATTCAACTGAGTAAATTTCTCTCCCATTGA
- a CDS encoding serine/threonine protein kinase, with the protein MDFYQLDPPAILRAVESAGFSCSGHIHQLNSLENRVFDVRLEDSSHLVVKFYRPGRWSREAIADEHAMLFRLQSMDVPVCAPLRRDGESLFLQDGLLFAIWPRTGGRLIDEFTLPLIRRLGSYIARIHLAARDLQLTNRPVMNRQYMLERHSSLLLDEHLLPPQHIASYRERVAQLGEWIQAMENELTFQPVHGDCHTGNILHGNESLFFLDFDDSMRAPAVQDMWMIISDSPERQELKAGAFLEGYREFLEFPGESQKYIELLRALRYVAYNGWIAARREDPAIRRAFPDFGSGEYWDGFIQDLEDQCRMLSSRIPLTADTETAGHSQRLARQMREEQETIDQLEDGDYFFDLDEGRWSPGDD; encoded by the coding sequence ATGGATTTTTATCAATTGGATCCGCCTGCCATACTCAGAGCGGTGGAATCCGCAGGATTCAGCTGCAGCGGACATATCCATCAGCTTAACAGCCTGGAGAACCGGGTCTTTGACGTACGTCTTGAAGACTCTTCCCACCTCGTGGTGAAGTTTTACCGCCCGGGACGTTGGAGCAGAGAAGCCATTGCCGATGAGCATGCCATGCTGTTCCGGCTTCAATCCATGGATGTGCCGGTTTGCGCACCGCTGCGCAGGGACGGCGAGAGCCTTTTTCTGCAGGACGGACTGCTCTTTGCCATCTGGCCCAGAACCGGGGGACGGCTGATTGATGAATTCACCCTTCCGCTGATCAGACGTCTGGGCAGCTATATCGCACGAATTCACCTTGCCGCACGGGATCTGCAACTGACTAACCGACCGGTGATGAACCGACAATACATGCTGGAGCGCCACAGCAGCCTGCTTTTGGATGAACATCTGCTTCCACCCCAGCATATCGCCTCATACCGGGAACGGGTTGCCCAGCTGGGTGAATGGATACAGGCAATGGAGAATGAACTGACCTTCCAGCCGGTGCACGGCGACTGCCATACCGGAAATATTCTTCATGGAAATGAATCATTATTTTTTCTGGATTTTGACGACAGCATGCGGGCTCCGGCAGTTCAGGATATGTGGATGATTATATCCGACAGCCCGGAGCGGCAGGAGCTGAAGGCGGGCGCATTTCTGGAAGGGTACCGGGAGTTTCTGGAATTTCCCGGGGAAAGCCAGAAATACATCGAGCTGCTGAGAGCCCTCCGGTATGTTGCCTATAACGGCTGGATTGCCGCCCGAAGGGAGGACCCGGCCATCCGAAGGGCTTTTCCGGATTTCGGTTCCGGGGAATACTGGGACGGTTTCATACAGGATCTGGAGGATCAGTGCAGAATGCTCAGTTCGCGGATTCCCCTCACTGCGGATACGGAAACCGCCGGCCACTCACAGCGGCTGGCCCGGCAGATGAGAGAAGAGCAGGAGACAATAGATCAGCTGGAAGACGGAGACTATTTCTTTGATCTAGATGAAGGACGCTGGAGCCCCGGCGACGATTAG
- a CDS encoding reverse transcriptase domain-containing protein, whose translation MGIPYLFSGESIFDPDFHPSSYGYRPGRSAHQAIDKASTFMRRYELEWVVDMDLSKCFDTLKHDFLLTQVRKRVADGSILNLIRLFLESGVMTDAGEENTEEGSPQGGVISPLLANIYLDFFDQWSMARGYRIVRYADDILIFASSQKGAERRLAAATHFLEEEMGLAVNREKTHITNLYEGVRYLGVVISRHHTRIQEKKVKAFKDKVRKLTRRNSGRPLGSTIYELNPVLRGFANYFRIANCTKVFRELMSWVRRRLRAIQLRLWKRSSRLHRRLRQLGFQGEFKHIKMSSWRSAKSPLAAMALQNKHFEEMNLFSLDKVQVAISVRQLAG comes from the coding sequence TTGGGAATTCCCTACCTTTTTTCAGGGGAGTCAATATTTGACCCGGACTTTCATCCGTCCAGTTACGGATACCGACCGGGCAGAAGCGCACATCAGGCAATTGATAAGGCATCTACGTTCATGCGCAGGTATGAATTGGAATGGGTAGTGGATATGGACTTGTCGAAGTGTTTTGACACACTGAAGCATGACTTTTTACTGACTCAAGTACGAAAACGAGTTGCCGATGGAAGCATCTTGAATCTCATACGCCTCTTTCTTGAAAGTGGTGTGATGACGGATGCTGGTGAAGAGAACACTGAAGAAGGGAGTCCCCAGGGCGGGGTGATTAGTCCGCTTCTCGCGAACATCTACCTCGACTTCTTTGACCAGTGGAGCATGGCACGAGGGTATCGCATAGTTCGCTATGCCGACGATATCCTCATCTTTGCTTCATCACAAAAAGGTGCGGAACGTCGGCTTGCAGCTGCAACGCATTTTCTGGAAGAAGAAATGGGACTGGCTGTGAATCGTGAGAAAACTCACATTACAAACCTGTATGAGGGGGTGCGCTACCTTGGAGTAGTAATCTCTCGTCACCACACCCGGATTCAGGAAAAGAAGGTGAAAGCCTTCAAGGACAAGGTCAGGAAACTGACCCGACGCAACAGCGGGAGACCGCTGGGATCGACAATTTACGAACTCAATCCAGTACTACGCGGGTTTGCTAACTATTTCAGGATAGCAAATTGTACGAAGGTATTCAGGGAGCTGATGAGCTGGGTACGCAGGCGATTGCGGGCTATTCAGTTGCGACTTTGGAAACGCTCTTCCCGGCTGCACCGCCGATTGCGGCAGCTGGGATTTCAAGGCGAGTTCAAACACATCAAGATGAGTTCGTGGAGATCGGCTAAAAGTCCGCTTGCAGCCATGGCGCTGCAAAACAAGCACTTTGAAGAGATGAATCTGTTTTCTCTCGACAAGGTACAGGTCGCAATTTCTGTCCGGCAGCTTGCTGGATAA
- a CDS encoding exopolyphosphatase-related protein gives MPDVNPDSYRLITRSDFDGLVCAVLLKEQENIEEIQFVHPKDMQDGLIEIHGNDLTANLPYVNGVYRAFDHHFSETIRNKGKADNHIIDPDAPSAARVIYNFYGGEESFPNVSPDMMDAVDKGDSASFNIEEVLNPREWVLLNFIMDARTGLGRFRNFRISNYQLMMDLIEYCRDHSITEILELPDVKERVDLYFEHQDAFRRQIRENSRVDGDILIVSLLDAEPIYAGNRFVKYALYPETSVSIQQIWGYNRENIVFTVGRSIFNKISQVNIGELMLEYGGGGHAAAGTCQVESDRADEVLQELLRRLKD, from the coding sequence ATGCCCGATGTGAACCCCGATTCGTATCGCCTCATTACCAGAAGTGATTTTGACGGTCTGGTATGTGCGGTTCTGTTAAAAGAGCAGGAAAATATCGAGGAAATCCAATTTGTTCATCCAAAAGATATGCAGGATGGACTCATTGAAATCCATGGCAATGATCTCACGGCGAATCTTCCATATGTAAACGGAGTATATCGGGCCTTCGACCATCACTTCTCGGAAACCATCAGGAACAAGGGCAAGGCGGACAATCACATCATCGACCCGGATGCGCCATCTGCCGCCCGGGTTATCTATAATTTTTACGGCGGTGAGGAATCCTTCCCCAATGTTTCTCCGGATATGATGGATGCAGTGGACAAGGGAGATTCGGCCAGTTTCAATATTGAGGAAGTGCTGAATCCCCGGGAATGGGTGCTTCTCAATTTTATAATGGATGCCCGCACCGGTCTCGGACGGTTCAGAAATTTCAGAATATCCAACTATCAGCTGATGATGGATCTGATCGAGTATTGCCGGGATCACAGCATCACGGAAATTCTGGAACTCCCGGATGTGAAGGAGAGGGTTGACCTCTATTTCGAACATCAGGATGCATTCCGCCGGCAAATCAGGGAAAACAGCAGAGTTGACGGGGACATTCTCATCGTTTCCCTCCTGGATGCCGAGCCCATTTATGCGGGAAACAGGTTTGTGAAGTACGCCCTTTATCCTGAAACTTCGGTATCCATTCAGCAGATCTGGGGATATAACCGGGAAAACATTGTGTTCACCGTGGGCAGGAGCATTTTCAACAAGATTTCCCAGGTAAATATCGGCGAGTTGATGCTTGAATACGGCGGAGGAGGCCATGCCGCCGCTGGAACCTGTCAGGTTGAAAGCGACCGTGCCGATGAGGTTCTGCAGGAACTTCTTCGGCGTTTGAAGGATTAA
- the dcd gene encoding dCTP deaminase, producing MILSGLEIQKRLGSDIIIDPYNPEQLNPNSYNLRLHHELLVYDDPVLDMKSPNAATPLEIPPEGLLLESNRLYLGRTIEHTRTENLVPMLEGRSSIGRLGLFVHITAGFGDVGFNGFWTLEIFCVQPIRVYSGIEICQIFYHTLEGEYSRYKSGKYQNNKGIQPSLLYRDFEKKQKE from the coding sequence ATGATACTTTCCGGTCTTGAAATTCAAAAACGTCTCGGCTCCGATATTATTATCGATCCATATAATCCGGAACAGCTGAATCCCAACTCGTATAATTTACGTCTTCACCATGAATTGCTGGTGTATGATGATCCCGTCCTGGATATGAAAAGTCCCAATGCCGCCACTCCTCTGGAAATTCCTCCGGAAGGGCTGCTTCTCGAATCGAATCGACTCTATCTGGGACGCACCATTGAGCATACCCGTACGGAAAATCTGGTGCCCATGCTTGAAGGCCGGTCCTCCATCGGCAGGCTGGGACTGTTTGTACACATTACCGCAGGATTCGGAGATGTAGGTTTTAACGGCTTCTGGACACTGGAAATTTTCTGCGTACAGCCCATCAGGGTGTACTCGGGAATCGAAATCTGCCAAATTTTTTACCATACCCTTGAAGGGGAGTACAGCCGTTACAAGAGCGGGAAGTATCAGAACAATAAGGGTATTCAGCCTTCTCTGCTGTACCGGGATTTTGAAAAAAAGCAGAAGGAATAA
- a CDS encoding RNA-directed DNA polymerase yields the protein MQTQGNRKIWYSLYGRMLERPRLEAAFRKVKAANGAPGVDGVSVKAFADRLAEQLDVLVKELKDKSYRPLPVLRVEIPKDGGGVRKLGIPSVRDRVVQQALLDILNPILTPLKKA from the coding sequence ATGCAGACACAAGGAAATCGTAAAATCTGGTACAGCCTCTACGGCAGGATGCTCGAGAGACCACGGCTGGAGGCCGCTTTCAGGAAGGTGAAGGCAGCGAACGGAGCCCCCGGAGTAGACGGAGTGAGCGTCAAAGCCTTTGCCGACCGTCTGGCGGAGCAACTCGATGTACTTGTGAAGGAATTGAAGGACAAGAGCTACCGACCGCTTCCAGTCTTGAGGGTGGAAATACCCAAAGACGGGGGAGGAGTAAGGAAACTCGGGATACCTTCGGTTCGCGACCGGGTAGTCCAGCAAGCCTTACTGGACATTCTAAACCCAATATTGACTCCCCTGAAAAAAGCTTGA
- a CDS encoding UTP--glucose-1-phosphate uridylyltransferase codes for MKDYPKEQQQKESGPHTEVDRTELNRTEVNAILSREGIDPGLSAWVLNKVRDLDRNNSGGGKEGDFTGLPELQRPEPGKPCPWSASSPSEGGNGSPSRQIMDISRPRDGYMDISVSRLHSRIDAFHLPPALAERLKTELSVSESPDTGESVKSNEEVIRLDAGKIRLFGLALLPRVSYGVLNGGSATSYADEKKNNEFHSELFRLYRSRFESQAELCRGKAKGITPAYLNPDGTPGFSFMEMKIRAALLLALEHYRIFPESRESTSRDWGLPLFPLFQMTSSGNDREIRDALDSYARSPAVAPLLHRLQLDAIPVKTGVQPLIAAMEHSERLSPDHPREYFLEAWGEANRALALPGGHGQNFFALEEVYTNLHSKGKRYAYLGNVDNLAYLPDPLEIGLAALSGAPAGFDFSFKTDVDVKGGVLLQTSGGGLSCGDIGPAVSRATVEAVEQEGKAILFNCATGLFDLDYLCRELKHIQEALPLRVSDQDKDAGRYSQAEQVTWEVMSLIDGFIAFGVDKFQRFLAGKLLVENLLTSGLLLEDPDFPQDLKHTGERLNRGFEDLMKSSCGMELKNGRWQAAD; via the coding sequence ATGAAGGATTATCCGAAGGAGCAGCAACAAAAGGAATCCGGCCCGCATACCGAAGTGGATCGTACAGAATTGAATCGTACAGAAGTGAATGCAATTCTTTCCCGGGAAGGTATTGATCCCGGCCTCAGCGCCTGGGTTCTGAACAAAGTTCGGGATCTGGACCGGAACAATTCCGGCGGCGGGAAAGAGGGGGATTTTACCGGACTTCCGGAACTGCAGCGGCCTGAACCGGGAAAACCCTGTCCCTGGTCCGCCTCTTCCCCATCCGAGGGAGGCAATGGCTCTCCCTCCCGGCAGATAATGGATATCAGCCGTCCCCGGGACGGATATATGGACATATCCGTTTCCCGTCTCCACAGCCGGATAGATGCATTCCATCTTCCCCCCGCTCTGGCCGAACGGCTGAAAACGGAACTGTCGGTTTCAGAATCCCCCGATACCGGCGAATCCGTGAAATCAAACGAAGAGGTTATCCGCCTGGATGCAGGAAAAATCCGGCTTTTCGGCTTGGCTCTGCTGCCCCGGGTGAGCTACGGTGTTCTCAACGGCGGATCGGCAACCTCCTATGCGGATGAAAAGAAGAACAATGAGTTTCATTCCGAACTGTTCCGCCTCTACCGCTCCCGTTTCGAATCCCAGGCCGAACTGTGCCGGGGAAAGGCCAAAGGGATCACCCCCGCATATCTGAACCCCGACGGTACTCCGGGCTTCAGTTTCATGGAGATGAAAATCCGTGCAGCCCTGCTCCTTGCCCTTGAACATTACCGGATATTCCCCGAAAGCAGAGAGAGCACTTCCCGTGACTGGGGGCTGCCTCTTTTTCCCCTCTTTCAGATGACAAGCAGCGGAAATGACCGGGAAATCCGGGACGCTCTGGATTCCTACGCCCGAAGCCCGGCGGTGGCGCCCCTTTTACACCGGCTTCAGTTGGATGCCATCCCCGTGAAAACCGGCGTCCAGCCCCTCATAGCAGCCATGGAACACAGCGAACGCCTCAGCCCGGATCATCCGCGGGAGTATTTCCTGGAAGCCTGGGGGGAAGCGAACCGTGCCCTGGCCCTCCCCGGCGGACACGGCCAGAATTTCTTCGCCCTTGAAGAGGTGTACACCAATCTCCACAGTAAGGGAAAACGTTATGCGTACCTTGGAAATGTGGACAATCTTGCATACCTACCCGATCCCCTGGAAATCGGGCTGGCCGCTTTATCCGGCGCACCGGCCGGTTTTGACTTCTCCTTCAAAACCGACGTGGACGTGAAGGGAGGAGTACTGCTGCAGACATCCGGGGGAGGTTTAAGCTGCGGAGATATCGGCCCGGCGGTGAGCAGGGCAACGGTTGAGGCCGTTGAGCAGGAGGGAAAGGCAATTCTGTTCAACTGTGCCACCGGCCTGTTTGATCTTGATTATCTCTGCAGGGAACTGAAGCATATTCAGGAGGCTCTGCCCCTGAGGGTGAGCGATCAGGACAAGGATGCCGGCCGCTACAGTCAGGCCGAACAGGTCACCTGGGAGGTGATGAGTCTGATCGACGGATTTATTGCATTCGGTGTGGATAAATTTCAGAGGTTTCTTGCAGGCAAGCTCCTGGTGGAAAACCTGCTCACCAGCGGACTGTTGCTGGAGGATCCGGATTTCCCCCAGGATTTAAAGCATACCGGGGAACGGTTGAACCGGGGATTTGAAGATCTGATGAAGTCATCCTGCGGCATGGAACTGAAAAACGGCAGATGGCAGGCTGCGGATTAA
- a CDS encoding PilZ domain-containing protein, protein MEQQSPSAPRDVLDAEQSRVIFVSPEDWVKEHYITILIRAEYKCIVMENPRNIGKTLELYPGSIMFFNVDKHPENGSWYDIASSLEEQLEKQRILPVFIGKQTREGIKSRVKLDISFDAFDMGKSPKQTMLLIRAIIKQWYPSSKRRYIRVSCKNHGKTSFNLRRDGDSYNGVILDISSAGMACVFDQGREPLNMQRGAILPKIQLKLNGRLVMVDGVLMGSRESDGKLIYVVIFRNHIDTGGIQKIKDYVMERLQEDFEEKLTYE, encoded by the coding sequence ATGGAGCAGCAATCACCTTCCGCGCCCCGGGATGTTCTGGATGCGGAGCAGAGCCGGGTAATCTTTGTCAGTCCTGAAGATTGGGTGAAAGAACACTATATAACTATTCTCATTCGGGCGGAATACAAGTGCATTGTTATGGAAAATCCCCGGAATATCGGAAAAACACTGGAGCTGTATCCTGGAAGCATTATGTTTTTCAATGTGGATAAACATCCTGAGAACGGCAGCTGGTACGATATTGCTTCATCATTGGAAGAGCAACTGGAGAAGCAGCGTATTCTGCCGGTATTTATCGGAAAACAGACCCGGGAAGGAATCAAGTCACGGGTAAAACTGGATATCTCCTTCGACGCCTTCGACATGGGCAAGAGTCCCAAACAAACCATGCTGCTGATCCGGGCCATTATCAAACAATGGTATCCCAGCAGCAAGCGTCGGTATATCCGGGTAAGCTGCAAAAACCACGGCAAGACCTCGTTCAACCTCCGCAGGGACGGCGACAGCTATAACGGGGTGATCCTGGATATCAGTTCCGCAGGTATGGCCTGTGTGTTTGACCAGGGTCGGGAGCCCCTGAATATGCAGAGAGGGGCAATTCTCCCGAAGATTCAACTGAAGCTCAACGGCCGGCTGGTGATGGTTGACGGAGTTCTCATGGGGTCACGTGAGAGTGATGGAAAACTGATTTATGTTGTCATATTCCGTAATCATATCGATACCGGCGGTATTCAGAAAATCAAGGACTATGTAATGGAACGTCTTCAGGAAGATTTCGAAGAAAAACTCACCTACGAATAG
- a CDS encoding dihydroneopterin aldolase, producing the protein MYSDLSRGFLTFGPGFAGGEGEGMMIMTVGFQGLKISCIIGILEHERLTAQDIFCDLQVDIDVSPGAGISEEARSSRGSSPSEYARTENTAAEHTSDELSSTLDYRGLAEFAANFAVQGKYGLLENLAEDMISALQQRHPRIRSGMLEIRKPHAIADAEAALIRVKW; encoded by the coding sequence GTGTATAGTGATCTGAGCCGAGGGTTTTTAACATTCGGACCGGGATTTGCCGGCGGCGAAGGGGAGGGGATGATGATCATGACAGTGGGTTTCCAGGGGCTGAAAATCAGCTGCATTATCGGGATTCTTGAACATGAACGGCTGACTGCGCAGGATATTTTTTGCGATCTCCAGGTTGATATAGATGTGTCCCCCGGGGCGGGGATTTCCGAAGAAGCCCGGAGCTCCCGGGGCAGTTCCCCGTCTGAATATGCACGGACGGAAAACACAGCGGCGGAACATACCAGTGACGAATTATCCTCCACCCTGGACTACCGTGGGCTTGCGGAATTTGCAGCGAATTTTGCGGTTCAGGGAAAGTACGGGCTGCTGGAGAACCTGGCTGAAGATATGATTTCCGCGTTGCAGCAGCGGCATCCCCGGATCAGAAGCGGTATGCTGGAAATCCGAAAGCCCCATGCCATAGCGGATGCCGAAGCGGCATTAATACGAGTCAAATGGTAA
- a CDS encoding 4Fe-4S binding protein, which produces MAYSINSECINCGACEPECPVEAISEKGDVRVIDPDLCTSCGACVEVCPVDAIDPD; this is translated from the coding sequence ATGGCTTATTCAATTAATAGTGAATGCATCAACTGCGGCGCCTGTGAACCCGAGTGCCCTGTTGAAGCTATCAGCGAAAAAGGTGATGTACGGGTGATCGATCCCGACCTTTGTACCAGCTGCGGCGCCTGTGTGGAAGTATGTCCCGTGGATGCAATTGATCCGGACTGA